One Clostridium cagae genomic window, GAAGTAATTTATAGTGGAGATTATAAAATAACATCATTTATAGATGATAAAATAACATTAGAATCAAATAATAACGATGAAAATAGAAGAATTATAAATTTAATAAATGATAGTAATGTAGAATTATCTATGGCATCATTTGAAATTGGAGAAAGAGATATCGTTATAAATCCACCACAAAGCCAGTTAAATAAACTAAGTAATGATGGAAGTTTAATAACAATGCCAAAAGATACAGGTGTGTATTTATATATAAATGATAAAAATAATATTTCTTTACAAGGTAGAAGAGAAATATATAAGTATATATCAGAATCTATGGAAGACTATTCTTATTCAAATGAAAAATCATTTGAATTAGCTGAAGGTAGTTATTTTAGAGAAAATAAAGAGGACTTAACCAAATTACAAACAAGAAAAGTAATAAGTAATAAGGAAGAAGAATGGTCTCCGCCAAAAGTGCTTACTATATTATGCAGAGACAATAGCATTAACAGAGAGTTATGTAGAGTTATAGAAAAGTGGTTTGACGAAAACACGGATATATCTATAAAGTACAGTTTGTTAAAAGAAGATGAATTTAATGATGAAGAATTACAAAAAAGATATGATATGATACTAATTAATAATGAAGCAAATATTTTAGATAAAGATAAATTTTATAAAAAGTTTGTTAATTACATGAGTGACAGTGAAAAAGAAATTCTATTATCCAATAATTGTAATGACGATGTATATCTAAATTTAGAAAATAAGATTTTTGAAGAATATACAATAGTACCATTGATATTTTATAATGAAAATATAGCATATTCTAAAAAGATATCAAATATTAAAATGGATGGTAATGGAAATATGGATTTTTCATCTATAAAATAGTTTAATATAGATTAAGGCTATATCAATGGTAATATATCAATGATATAGCCTTATATATTTTACAATACTGTATTAACTTTTTTTATTATTAGATCTATCTTTAGACGATTTTTTTGATTTATTATATGAATTAGATGTTGTTTTGTTTAGATCAGTTGTTAATTTTGGAGAATCAGGAACTTTTAAATTTAAGTTTGTACTAACATCAATATCTTCTATTTCAATATCATTTAGTTCTGATGAATTAATAATCTCATTATTAATTTCATCACTCACTTCATCATTAATATTTGTTGTAGTTCTACAATCGGTCATATTTATTTTGTTTTTATTAAATCCCATTTCTTTTTCAATATCGTCTTTAAGAAAATATATAAATAATAGAAAAGAAAACATGTTTTTATTTGAATCAAAGGATACTTTAGGTACTGTAAAACAATCTTTTTTTCTAGAATAACTTAAGTTTTTAACAAATATAGGAGCTAATCCATTACTTTCTGGAGTAGGTAAGTTAGGCATTCTAAAATAAGTTTCATCTAGCATATCTTCGGATTTTAAGCTTAAATTTTTATATCTTTCTACTTCATCTAAAGTTGGAGCTTCAGGCCAACTTGTTAACAGATTATTATTCACATAAAGTTTTCTATATATGTTAGATATAATAGGTTTTAATTCTGAGATTTTATCTTCTTCTTTTGCATAAATCATTAAAGATAACAAATAAAGATTTATTTCTAAGCAAGAATATTTAGTTTCTTTTTTATCTGTAAGTTTAATAAAAATATTTTTATCAGTATCATATAGACTTAATAATTTATCATTAATTTCTTTACTAGTTTCTTTAAAAGAAATTATATTTGTATGTTTGTAAGATTCCATTAAGCATATAGCTAATAAACAACAATTTTCTAATGAATTAACATAATAGTCTTTTATCATAAACCTATTTATTAAAAAATCACTTAAGTCTAATATTAAGTCTTTAGCTATAGAGTTTTCTGAATACTTGTAAAAAATATTTAAGCATAATAAGATATTTAAGTTTTCTTCAAATGATAAGTCGTAAAGAGATTCTTTGTAATCTCTTAATACACATAAAATTTCATTAGAAAATCTTTCATAATCATTACTGTCAACATCAGATTTATTATAGAAAGAATATAAGTAATAAGATGCCATCATAAAAGCTTGGTCACAGAATTTGAATTTATCATTTTTATCTATTAGGTTAAAACCCTTAGAATTTCCATCAGACGTATTTTTTTTATCAACAAAAACCCCTTCATTGTTTCGAAGGTTTTTTGAATAGAAT contains:
- a CDS encoding ABC transporter substrate-binding protein, which gives rise to MKKYLLPISLIFIIGAFLLGFIQIDNVSSDKKGDDVINYGVEDIPDNLKTVTNLSKRNEDIICAVSKGLVSKDIDSNIVPSLAKEIIKSEDGIEYEFKIDNNIYWSDGSKITSDDVIVFFRELLKEDDEENIHALLDVYGAREFKDGKTTFEKGVAIKSKDNSVIIRLNAKNDKFLSELTKPQYRLRKYLVMWENIKKNYNEVIYSGDYKITSFIDDKITLESNNNDENRRIINLINDSNVELSMASFEIGERDIVINPPQSQLNKLSNDGSLITMPKDTGVYLYINDKNNISLQGRREIYKYISESMEDYSYSNEKSFELAEGSYFRENKEDLTKLQTRKVISNKEEEWSPPKVLTILCRDNSINRELCRVIEKWFDENTDISIKYSLLKEDEFNDEELQKRYDMILINNEANILDKDKFYKKFVNYMSDSEKEILLSNNCNDDVYLNLENKIFEEYTIVPLIFYNENIAYSKKISNIKMDGNGNMDFSSIK